A genomic segment from Corythoichthys intestinalis isolate RoL2023-P3 chromosome 2, ASM3026506v1, whole genome shotgun sequence encodes:
- the birc5b gene encoding baculoviral IAP repeat-containing protein 5b — MANIEEMMGRFFLFGKMYSVELREKSFDNWPFREDCNCTPEMMAKAGFVHCPSENEPDVVSCFFCLIELEGWEPADDPWFEHTKRSPSCEFLLMGKDFSDLTVAEFYRLELARVKIYVRKLIHRKMECLRDAIDVTLKDINSQQNSI, encoded by the exons ATGGCCAACATAGAAGAGATGATGGgaaggttttttttatttggcaagATGTACAGTGTTGAGTTACGAGAGAAAAGCTTTGATAACTGGCCTTTTCGAGAAGACTGCAACTGTACACCTGAAATG ATGGCCAAGGCTGGCTTTGTGCACTGCCCCAGTGAGAATGAACCTGATGTCGTCAGCTGTTTCTTCTGCCTTATTGAGTTGGAGGGCTGGGAACCGGCTGACGACCCCTG GTTTGAACACACAAAACGCTCGCCTTCTTGTGAATTCCTTCTCATGGGGAAAGATTTCAGCGATCTGACAGTGGCTGAGTTCTATCGCTTGGAATTGGCGAGGGTGAAGATCTACGTT AGAAAACTGATTCATAGGAAGATGGAATGTCTACGGGATGCAATAGATGTGACCCTGAAAGACATTAATTCTCAACAGAATTCTATATGA